The Salinibaculum sp. SYNS191 genome has a window encoding:
- a CDS encoding winged helix-turn-helix transcriptional regulator, translating into MSSEHHAAADWAEGERTVQTPLFVDAETVLHGMRDIVGRKWHPILVYYLLTEGPLGFSALKSRVDGISSKMLSESLSDLEEAELVTRELLSDQPVRVEYALTDRGAALEPVITEMVAWGSEHGEGR; encoded by the coding sequence ATGAGTTCCGAACACCACGCTGCCGCCGACTGGGCGGAGGGTGAACGCACGGTACAGACGCCGCTTTTCGTCGACGCGGAGACGGTCCTCCACGGGATGCGCGACATCGTCGGGCGCAAGTGGCACCCCATCCTGGTGTACTACCTGCTGACCGAGGGACCGCTGGGTTTCAGCGCGCTCAAATCGCGCGTCGACGGCATCTCCTCGAAGATGCTCTCCGAGAGCCTCTCGGACCTCGAAGAGGCCGAACTGGTCACGCGGGAACTGCTCAGCGACCAGCCGGTGCGCGTCGAGTACGCGCTCACCGACCGCGGCGCGGCCCTGGAGCCCGTCATCACCGAGATGGTCGCCTGGGGCAGCGAACACGGGGAGGGCCGGTAG
- a CDS encoding patatin-like phospholipase family protein has translation MSETTNVAIACQGGGSHTAFTAGVLETLLEECDWDEEYELVGISGTSGGAFNALAAWYGLVTAGPETAATLLNEVWRDLSADGYSDRWLNSWLMTLNKMESSGVPMPQLSPYQMPGRELGKERIREVLAAHIDFGDIPDYCRRENPELVVGTVNVNAGVFETFVNEDVTAEAVLASAAVPNLFEAVELNGHLHWDGLFSQNPPVSDLMHQPPERKPDELWVVQINPQELDGEPTTIEEIADRRNELSGNISLNQELGFIERINDWVEDGTLPADEFTKTAIHRIEIGERFHCSTKLDRDPDFLAELMDLGRDRAAEFLDGR, from the coding sequence ATGAGCGAGACGACCAACGTCGCCATCGCCTGCCAGGGCGGCGGGAGCCACACCGCCTTCACTGCGGGCGTGCTGGAGACGCTGCTGGAGGAGTGCGACTGGGACGAGGAGTACGAACTGGTCGGCATCAGCGGTACGTCCGGCGGCGCGTTCAACGCGCTGGCCGCCTGGTACGGCCTGGTCACCGCCGGTCCCGAGACGGCCGCGACCCTCCTCAACGAGGTGTGGCGCGACCTCTCGGCGGACGGCTACAGCGACCGCTGGCTGAACAGCTGGCTGATGACTCTCAACAAGATGGAGTCCAGCGGGGTGCCCATGCCCCAGCTCAGCCCCTACCAGATGCCGGGCCGGGAACTGGGCAAAGAACGCATCCGCGAGGTGCTGGCGGCCCACATCGACTTCGGAGACATCCCCGATTACTGCCGCCGGGAGAACCCCGAACTCGTCGTCGGCACGGTCAACGTCAACGCCGGCGTCTTCGAGACGTTCGTCAACGAGGACGTGACCGCCGAGGCGGTCCTCGCGTCGGCGGCGGTCCCGAACCTCTTCGAGGCGGTCGAACTCAACGGCCACCTCCACTGGGACGGCCTGTTCTCGCAGAACCCGCCGGTGAGCGACCTGATGCACCAGCCCCCCGAACGCAAGCCGGACGAGCTGTGGGTCGTCCAGATAAATCCCCAGGAACTCGACGGCGAGCCGACGACCATCGAGGAGATCGCCGACCGGCGCAACGAACTCTCGGGCAACATCTCGCTGAACCAGGAACTGGGGTTCATCGAGCGCATCAACGACTGGGTCGAGGACGGTACCCTGCCGGCCGACGAGTTCACGAAGACGGCCATCCACCGCATCGAAATCGGCGAGCGCTTTCACTGCTCGACGAAACTCGACCGCGACCCCGACTTCCTCGCGGAGCTGATGGACCTCGGGCGGGACCGCGCGGCCGAGTTCCTCGACGGACGCTGA
- a CDS encoding helix-turn-helix domain-containing protein, whose amino-acid sequence MTDNSTDQSPFPRRGDPPDVDLSGRPYAIYRCTDCHNVVLSMQDCDGGMTCHGEAMEQVTETHMDVEPPDLREVLLDAFGLPKMGLDICLCVIGEGPLSPKEVAERLDYDESTIRTYLNRLVELGLLTKSQLNREGGGFVTVYHSIDLEKMRRETLTGFYVWAGEAAALIEQANLTKEDYLDADYSEGLEEVFWEQFRDGRPDGD is encoded by the coding sequence ATGACAGACAATAGCACCGACCAGTCCCCGTTTCCCCGCCGCGGTGACCCGCCGGACGTCGACCTCTCCGGCCGTCCCTACGCCATCTACCGCTGTACGGACTGTCACAACGTCGTCCTCTCGATGCAGGACTGCGACGGCGGGATGACCTGCCACGGCGAGGCGATGGAGCAGGTGACAGAGACCCACATGGACGTCGAGCCGCCGGACCTCCGCGAGGTCCTGCTCGACGCCTTCGGCCTGCCGAAGATGGGGCTGGACATCTGCCTGTGCGTCATCGGCGAGGGACCGCTCTCGCCGAAGGAGGTCGCCGAGCGACTGGACTACGACGAGAGCACCATCCGGACGTACCTGAACCGCCTGGTCGAGCTGGGCCTGCTGACGAAGTCACAGCTCAACCGCGAGGGCGGCGGCTTCGTGACCGTCTACCACTCCATCGACCTGGAGAAGATGCGCCGGGAGACGCTGACGGGCTTCTACGTCTGGGCGGGCGAGGCCGCCGCGCTCATCGAGCAGGCCAACCTCACGAAGGAGGACTACCTCGACGCCGACTACTCCGAGGGCCTCGAAGAGGTGTTCTGGGAGCAGTTCCGCGACGGACGACCCGACGGGGACTGA
- a CDS encoding sulfite exporter TauE/SafE family protein: MRRRHLWMLVALAGLFGLVGTVTAADGGGGPPTAFTMERFTTHWWVFPAAIAFSTVAIASGVSGALFFSPFFMLVVGLTPSQAIGAGLLTEVFGMGNGLRSYVKQNVVDYRTAKWLLAAAVPAVVVGAFAAHLVDPTLLKLVFGGGLVVLGAFLVYYDPPEKCEPGECENDFLKEKNDGRGTTTIEAADGETFTYDTCWRPPGVALSGVGGFITGLISAGLPEIVTTQLVVRCRIPPRVAVATSVFTLAIAAGAGALVHALTATPVWYIVAWSIPGVVVGSTVGSRVGKYVPSDLMEMGLGVVFGVVGLIVLGVELLA, encoded by the coding sequence ATGCGACGACGACACCTCTGGATGCTCGTGGCGCTGGCGGGACTGTTCGGACTGGTCGGCACGGTGACGGCTGCAGACGGCGGCGGCGGTCCGCCCACGGCCTTCACCATGGAGCGGTTCACCACCCACTGGTGGGTGTTCCCCGCGGCGATCGCCTTCTCGACGGTCGCCATCGCTTCCGGCGTCTCGGGCGCGCTCTTTTTCAGCCCCTTCTTCATGCTCGTCGTCGGGCTGACCCCCTCGCAGGCAATCGGCGCGGGGCTACTGACGGAGGTCTTCGGCATGGGCAACGGGCTACGGTCGTACGTCAAGCAGAACGTCGTCGACTACCGGACGGCGAAGTGGCTGCTGGCGGCCGCGGTGCCGGCCGTCGTCGTCGGCGCGTTCGCCGCCCACCTGGTCGACCCGACGCTGCTGAAACTCGTCTTCGGCGGCGGACTCGTCGTGCTGGGTGCCTTCCTCGTCTACTACGACCCGCCGGAGAAGTGCGAACCCGGCGAGTGCGAGAACGACTTCCTGAAGGAGAAAAACGACGGTCGCGGCACGACGACAATCGAGGCGGCCGACGGCGAGACGTTCACCTACGACACCTGCTGGCGGCCGCCGGGTGTGGCGCTGTCGGGTGTCGGTGGCTTCATCACCGGTCTCATCAGCGCGGGCCTCCCGGAAATCGTCACCACGCAGCTCGTCGTCCGGTGTCGCATCCCGCCGCGGGTCGCCGTCGCGACGAGCGTGTTCACCCTCGCCATCGCGGCCGGGGCGGGCGCGCTCGTCCACGCGCTGACGGCCACGCCGGTCTGGTACATCGTCGCCTGGTCGATTCCGGGCGTCGTCGTCGGCAGTACAGTCGGCTCGCGCGTCGGCAAGTACGTCCCCAGCGACCTGATGGAGATGGGGCTGGGTGTCGTCTTCGGCGTCGTGGGACTAATCGTCCTCGGCGTGGAACTGCTGGCCTAG
- a CDS encoding SipW-dependent-type signal peptide-containing protein — MTDDKSQLYNLSRRKMLAGLGAIGLASAGAGLGTSAYFSDTEAFTNNSLTAGTLDMTVTADVVAANDYWVDNGALDISAVADSEEAVMGLVVDDIKPGDWAIICFDIDIDSNPGYVQVTTENFAEDGGANPEPEQEAEGDTNNSDDLGQYLLTTVWQGYDDTSGDKSGLSTLDPVFNNVSGGSLAAYQEPFNLDGEVDTDNSGGIDGADTAHYTNAREADDILSGGYIIKDPSQDPLPIGGVDGSSYEFCLLLELPYEVGNVVQGDSVSFDLVFDTEQVRNNDDPFNNTVA, encoded by the coding sequence ATGACCGACGACAAATCTCAACTGTACAACCTGTCCCGCCGCAAGATGCTCGCTGGCCTCGGAGCCATCGGTCTCGCGTCCGCGGGCGCTGGACTCGGTACGAGCGCGTACTTCTCCGACACCGAAGCGTTCACGAACAACAGCCTGACGGCAGGGACCCTCGACATGACCGTGACTGCGGACGTCGTCGCTGCCAACGACTACTGGGTGGACAACGGTGCCCTCGACATCTCTGCTGTCGCCGACAGTGAAGAAGCAGTCATGGGCCTCGTTGTCGACGACATCAAGCCCGGCGACTGGGCAATCATCTGCTTCGACATCGACATCGACTCCAACCCCGGCTACGTGCAGGTGACCACGGAGAACTTCGCTGAAGACGGCGGAGCCAACCCCGAGCCCGAACAGGAAGCCGAGGGCGACACGAACAACAGCGACGATCTGGGCCAGTACCTGCTGACGACCGTCTGGCAAGGGTACGACGACACCAGCGGCGACAAGTCCGGCCTCTCGACCCTCGACCCGGTGTTCAACAACGTCTCTGGCGGCAGCCTGGCCGCCTACCAGGAACCGTTCAACCTCGACGGTGAGGTCGACACGGACAACAGCGGTGGCATCGACGGCGCCGACACCGCACACTACACGAACGCCCGCGAAGCCGACGACATCCTCAGCGGCGGCTACATCATCAAAGACCCCAGCCAGGACCCGCTGCCCATCGGGGGCGTCGACGGCAGCTCGTACGAGTTCTGCCTCCTGCTCGAACTCCCCTACGAAGTCGGGAACGTGGTCCAGGGTGACAGCGTCTCCTTCGACCTCGTGTTCGACACTGAACAGGTCCGGAACAACGACGACCCGTTCAACAACACCGTCGCCTGA
- a CDS encoding DUF7344 domain-containing protein — MFQKVSIPESDVYYLLSNPRRRETLTLLWRCPDEVSLRELSEQIASTESGETPAPRALRESVYNALHQTHLPKLDEFGLVAYDPNRKLVRPRREGRHLSRYMDTVTPAGITWGEYYRGLGIGGLFAVVASLADLPGFAAVDPLVFASGALGLFALSTAYQLVSGTSGRLAALRARLGLF, encoded by the coding sequence ATGTTCCAGAAAGTCTCCATTCCCGAGTCGGACGTCTACTACCTGCTCAGCAACCCGCGCCGACGGGAGACGCTGACGCTGCTGTGGCGCTGTCCCGACGAGGTGAGCCTGCGGGAACTTTCAGAACAGATTGCCAGCACCGAGTCCGGAGAGACACCGGCACCGCGTGCCCTGCGCGAGAGCGTCTACAACGCCCTGCACCAGACACACCTCCCGAAACTCGACGAGTTCGGCCTGGTCGCGTACGACCCGAACCGGAAACTCGTCCGGCCGCGCCGCGAGGGCCGGCATCTCAGCCGCTACATGGACACCGTCACACCCGCCGGCATCACGTGGGGCGAGTACTACCGCGGGCTCGGCATCGGCGGGCTGTTCGCCGTCGTGGCGTCGCTGGCCGACCTCCCCGGATTCGCGGCCGTCGACCCGCTCGTCTTCGCCAGCGGCGCACTGGGGCTGTTCGCCCTGTCGACGGCCTACCAGCTCGTCAGCGGAACCAGCGGCCGACTCGCCGCCCTCCGCGCCAGGCTCGGCCTGTTCTGA
- a CDS encoding Sec-independent protein translocase subunit TatA/TatB, whose product MHLAIPAFIGGVGGPEMLIILGIAILLFGANKLPELARSSGQAMGEFKKGRQEIETEIREAAAGKESTSEETVQETA is encoded by the coding sequence ATGCACCTAGCAATACCCGCGTTCATCGGTGGCGTCGGCGGTCCGGAAATGCTCATCATCCTCGGCATCGCTATCCTGCTGTTCGGCGCGAACAAGCTCCCGGAACTGGCCCGCTCGTCCGGCCAAGCGATGGGCGAGTTCAAGAAGGGCCGCCAGGAGATAGAGACGGAAATCCGCGAGGCTGCGGCCGGCAAGGAAAGCACCAGCGAGGAGACGGTCCAGGAAACCGCCTGA
- a CDS encoding dihydrolipoyl dehydrogenase family protein: MADYDVLVVGGGTGNNVAAAAADAGLETALVEKGKLGGTCLNRGCNPSKMLIQAATAANHVREAERFHLDATLSGVDFAAIVDEMDETLSGLADGMEDSYREKEHLTMYRDEAVFVEERTVEVGGERVSGEKVVVAAGSRPLVPPIDGLDEVDYLTSAEALYLRDQPESMVVLGGGYIAVELGYFFESLGTDVKIVEMMDSLVPREDEALSETFTEIASERHEVYTGHRATAVEDGGDGVTVHAETEDGDEIAVSGEELLVALGRRPNTDTLDVEAAGIETDDRGFVETNEYLETSAENVWAQGDIAGNQMFKHSGDYETKRVVENVVHDGQAAVDYTAIPHAIFTEPQMSGVGATEQDLREEGTEYVVGRQSLPDTPMGRAKKLDHGFVKVLAAPDGEILGCHMLGYEASTMIHEVVVAMRSAGGTVSDVTGVIHAHPTLNKAVQYAFEDVPL; this comes from the coding sequence ATGGCCGACTACGACGTGCTCGTCGTCGGTGGCGGCACCGGCAACAACGTCGCGGCCGCCGCGGCCGACGCCGGCCTGGAGACGGCCCTCGTCGAGAAGGGCAAACTCGGCGGGACCTGCCTCAACCGGGGCTGCAACCCCTCGAAGATGCTCATCCAGGCGGCGACGGCCGCCAACCACGTCCGCGAGGCCGAGCGGTTCCACCTCGACGCGACGCTGTCCGGCGTCGACTTCGCGGCCATCGTCGACGAGATGGACGAGACGCTGTCCGGGCTGGCCGACGGGATGGAGGACAGCTACCGCGAGAAGGAGCACCTGACGATGTACAGGGACGAGGCGGTCTTCGTCGAGGAGCGCACCGTCGAGGTCGGCGGCGAGCGCGTCTCCGGCGAGAAGGTCGTCGTCGCCGCCGGCTCTCGACCGCTCGTGCCGCCCATCGACGGCCTGGACGAGGTGGACTACCTGACCAGCGCGGAGGCGCTGTACCTGCGCGACCAGCCCGAGAGCATGGTCGTCCTCGGCGGCGGCTACATCGCCGTCGAACTGGGCTACTTCTTCGAGTCGCTTGGCACCGACGTGAAAATCGTCGAGATGATGGACTCGCTGGTCCCCCGCGAGGACGAGGCCCTGTCGGAGACCTTTACGGAGATTGCCAGCGAGCGCCACGAGGTCTACACCGGCCACCGCGCCACCGCCGTCGAGGACGGTGGCGACGGCGTCACCGTCCACGCCGAGACGGAGGACGGCGACGAGATAGCGGTCTCCGGCGAGGAACTGCTGGTCGCGCTCGGCCGCCGCCCGAACACGGACACGCTGGACGTCGAGGCGGCGGGCATCGAGACCGACGACCGCGGATTCGTCGAGACCAACGAGTACCTGGAGACCTCCGCGGAGAACGTCTGGGCGCAGGGCGACATCGCCGGCAACCAGATGTTCAAACACTCCGGGGACTACGAGACAAAGCGCGTCGTCGAGAACGTCGTCCACGACGGGCAGGCCGCGGTCGACTACACCGCCATCCCCCACGCCATCTTCACCGAACCCCAGATGTCCGGCGTCGGCGCGACGGAGCAGGACCTCCGCGAGGAGGGCACGGAGTACGTCGTCGGCCGGCAGTCGCTGCCGGACACGCCGATGGGCCGGGCGAAGAAACTCGACCACGGCTTCGTGAAGGTGCTTGCCGCGCCCGACGGCGAGATTCTGGGCTGTCACATGCTGGGCTACGAGGCGTCGACGATGATTCACGAGGTGGTCGTGGCGATGCGCTCTGCCGGCGGCACCGTCTCGGACGTGACCGGCGTCATCCACGCCCACCCGACGCTGAACAAGGCCGTCCAGTACGCCTTCGAGGACGTGCCGCTCTGA
- a CDS encoding SDR family oxidoreductase, whose product MTDNDFDLSAPDLTRDDLLVVEDPHFTGESVALVTGAASGIGRATAVALAVNGLTVVGADIDEDGLAETADIAADFDAPGTVHAVETDLTDDGDVEAVVAAAADEGDLRYVANIAGMQHIDAIADFPMAKYDLLTDIMLRAPFLTAQEAIPHIQATDDGVGAIANMSSVHGHYATQAKPAYITAKHGITGLTRAIAAEGEGTLRGFSVSVGYVLTPLMVNQIEDTAEERGIGKREVVEDVMLGQARTKEMMTPAEVANLFTFGFSRHGKHLNGGDLLWDGGYTTTYE is encoded by the coding sequence GTGACCGACAACGACTTCGATCTGAGCGCACCGGACCTCACCCGCGACGACCTGCTGGTGGTCGAGGACCCACACTTCACCGGGGAGAGCGTCGCGCTCGTGACCGGCGCGGCCTCGGGCATCGGCCGCGCGACCGCCGTCGCGCTCGCCGTCAACGGGCTGACCGTCGTCGGGGCCGACATCGACGAGGACGGCCTCGCGGAGACCGCCGACATCGCCGCCGACTTCGACGCGCCGGGGACCGTCCACGCCGTCGAGACGGACCTGACCGACGACGGCGACGTCGAGGCCGTCGTCGCGGCCGCCGCCGACGAGGGTGACCTCCGCTACGTCGCCAACATCGCGGGGATGCAACACATCGACGCCATCGCGGACTTCCCGATGGCGAAGTACGACCTGCTGACAGACATCATGCTCCGCGCGCCCTTTCTCACCGCGCAGGAGGCGATACCGCACATCCAGGCGACCGACGACGGCGTCGGTGCTATCGCCAACATGTCCTCGGTCCACGGCCACTACGCGACGCAGGCAAAGCCGGCCTACATCACCGCAAAGCACGGCATTACCGGGCTGACCCGCGCTATCGCCGCCGAGGGCGAGGGGACGCTGCGGGGCTTCTCCGTCTCCGTGGGCTACGTGCTGACCCCGCTGATGGTGAATCAGATCGAGGACACGGCGGAAGAGCGCGGCATCGGCAAGCGGGAGGTCGTCGAGGACGTGATGCTCGGCCAGGCCCGCACGAAGGAGATGATGACGCCCGCGGAGGTGGCGAACCTGTTCACCTTCGGGTTCTCCCGGCACGGGAAACACCTCAACGGCGGCGACCTGTTGTGGGACGGCGGCTACACGACGACCTACGAGTAA
- a CDS encoding vWA domain-containing protein, whose translation MDDKPQLHNLTRRKVLAGLGAVGLASAGAGLGTSAYFSDQEGFLGNSLTAGTLDLKLDYKATYEGGEGRLSQIQENYPDAEDLGDGVYLLDQAPSPADMQLWETLVTSEEFEFCSPEADEFLVNGDGIPVFTLDDVKPGDYGEVTISFHICDNPAYLQLSGSITENLENGQTDPELVAEGEDTDGIGELADEIQVCVWYDEDCDNVYEPGGEGEQQPLEVALVSDVSGSMAGANLTALKAAATSFVDNLSGTDEAAAISFNSSANLDQALTTNYQAVKNAINGYTAGGNTNVASGISVAQTELLTGANATAGASKVMIVLTDGFENIGDARTAATAAKDAGIRIFGIGLGTSVDTSLVTDISSSPGDAFFAPDPADLDTVYAEIAQIVIEGEQKIIEGSMTEVFDALSDGILLDGNRQEQGVQPYPGATTQCIGFEWELPFEVGNQVQSDSVMFDITVDAEQSRNNDSPFGTAL comes from the coding sequence ATGGACGACAAACCACAACTTCACAATCTCACGCGGCGGAAGGTGCTGGCCGGGCTCGGTGCCGTCGGTCTCGCCTCCGCTGGCGCTGGTCTCGGTACCTCAGCGTACTTCAGCGACCAGGAAGGATTCCTCGGCAACAGCCTCACCGCTGGTACACTCGACCTCAAACTCGACTACAAGGCGACCTACGAGGGCGGCGAAGGCCGGCTCTCACAGATCCAGGAGAACTACCCTGACGCCGAAGACCTCGGCGACGGCGTGTATCTGCTCGATCAGGCTCCCAGCCCGGCCGACATGCAACTCTGGGAAACCCTCGTGACGAGTGAGGAATTTGAATTCTGTTCGCCCGAGGCGGACGAGTTCCTCGTCAACGGCGACGGTATCCCGGTCTTCACACTCGACGACGTGAAGCCCGGCGACTACGGTGAGGTCACCATCAGCTTCCACATCTGTGACAACCCGGCGTACCTCCAGCTCTCCGGTTCCATCACCGAGAACCTGGAGAACGGTCAGACCGACCCCGAACTCGTGGCAGAGGGAGAAGACACCGACGGCATCGGTGAACTTGCCGACGAAATTCAGGTCTGTGTCTGGTACGACGAGGACTGCGACAACGTCTACGAACCGGGCGGCGAGGGCGAGCAACAGCCACTGGAAGTCGCGCTCGTTAGCGACGTCTCCGGTTCGATGGCCGGTGCGAACCTCACGGCCCTGAAGGCGGCCGCGACTAGCTTCGTCGACAACCTCTCCGGGACGGACGAGGCCGCTGCGATTTCGTTCAACAGCAGCGCCAATCTCGACCAGGCGCTGACGACCAACTATCAGGCGGTCAAGAACGCCATCAACGGATACACTGCGGGTGGCAACACGAACGTCGCCAGCGGTATCTCCGTCGCTCAGACTGAACTCCTGACCGGTGCGAACGCCACGGCCGGTGCCTCGAAGGTCATGATCGTCCTGACCGATGGGTTCGAGAACATCGGTGATGCGCGAACGGCCGCCACCGCTGCGAAGGATGCGGGCATCCGCATCTTCGGTATTGGTCTCGGCACCAGCGTCGACACCAGTCTTGTGACGGACATCTCGTCGTCACCTGGCGACGCGTTCTTTGCGCCCGATCCGGCCGACCTCGACACCGTCTACGCGGAGATTGCACAGATCGTGATTGAGGGTGAGCAGAAGATAATCGAAGGCTCGATGACCGAGGTGTTCGACGCACTTTCCGATGGCATCCTCCTCGATGGCAACCGCCAGGAACAGGGCGTCCAGCCCTACCCCGGTGCGACGACCCAATGCATCGGTTTCGAGTGGGAACTGCCCTTTGAAGTGGGTAACCAGGTCCAGTCTGACTCGGTCATGTTCGACATCACCGTCGACGCCGAACAGAGCCGCAACAACGACTCACCGTTCGGGACGGCGCTGTAA
- a CDS encoding DUF7344 domain-containing protein, which produces MKSTETGAVSSGAEHSSLSTDTVFKTLGSRRRRYALHYLRQAEKPISIRDLSEQLAAWEQGKERGAVTPKERKRLYTALHQTHLPKMDSLEVVDYDRDRGMVTLTEHIGQFDVYLDVVAKDDLPWSQFYLALGGVLTALVAVAILGVTPFDAVGGFGYAIAVAGLFTAVATYHTVRDRRMLIGTTELPPDVTAPPLEASEPRNGDGTS; this is translated from the coding sequence ATGAAGTCCACCGAGACAGGAGCAGTATCGAGCGGGGCCGAACACTCGTCGCTTTCGACTGACACCGTTTTCAAGACGCTGGGGAGCCGCCGGCGGCGGTACGCCCTGCACTACCTGCGGCAGGCCGAGAAACCGATCTCGATTCGCGACCTCTCGGAGCAACTCGCCGCCTGGGAGCAGGGCAAAGAGCGGGGGGCAGTGACGCCGAAGGAGCGCAAGCGGCTGTACACAGCGCTGCACCAGACCCACCTCCCGAAGATGGATTCGCTGGAGGTCGTCGACTACGACCGCGACCGGGGGATGGTGACGCTGACCGAGCACATCGGGCAGTTCGACGTCTACCTCGACGTGGTGGCGAAAGACGACCTCCCGTGGAGCCAGTTCTACCTGGCGCTGGGTGGCGTGCTGACTGCACTCGTCGCAGTGGCCATCCTCGGCGTCACCCCTTTCGACGCCGTCGGTGGCTTTGGCTACGCCATCGCGGTGGCCGGGCTGTTCACCGCCGTCGCGACCTACCACACCGTCCGCGACCGGCGGATGCTCATCGGCACGACCGAGCTGCCGCCGGACGTGACCGCGCCGCCGCTCGAAGCCAGCGAACCGAGAAACGGGGACGGAACCAGCTGA
- a CDS encoding redoxin domain-containing protein, whose amino-acid sequence MLQEGAEAPGFSLPGTDDAGSELREYSLADALDAGPVLVNFYVFDFHPQCTDHVCSLHDVAWFELDDRLTVFGISTDRTFSHSAFAQQEGLTFPLLSDSDGNVAEAYDVLFDEFQGHKRIAKRSVFLVDTDGTVRFAWSTEDPTTQPDWGAVKDAVDALDAAA is encoded by the coding sequence ATGTTACAGGAAGGTGCGGAGGCGCCCGGGTTCAGCCTCCCCGGGACCGACGACGCGGGCAGCGAGTTGCGGGAGTACAGCCTGGCCGACGCCCTCGACGCGGGGCCGGTGCTGGTGAACTTTTACGTGTTCGACTTCCACCCGCAGTGTACCGACCACGTCTGCTCGCTGCACGACGTGGCGTGGTTCGAACTGGACGACCGGCTGACCGTCTTCGGCATCTCCACCGACCGGACGTTCAGCCACTCGGCGTTCGCCCAGCAGGAGGGGCTGACGTTCCCGCTGCTCTCGGACAGCGACGGCAACGTCGCCGAGGCCTACGACGTGCTCTTCGACGAGTTCCAGGGGCACAAGCGAATCGCCAAGCGCTCTGTCTTTCTGGTCGACACCGACGGGACGGTCCGCTTCGCCTGGAGCACGGAGGACCCGACGACCCAGCCCGACTGGGGGGCCGTCAAGGACGCCGTCGACGCGCTCGACGCCGCCGCGTAG